In the Ursus arctos isolate Adak ecotype North America unplaced genomic scaffold, UrsArc2.0 scaffold_19, whole genome shotgun sequence genome, one interval contains:
- the DEDD2 gene encoding DNA-binding death effector domain-containing protein 2 produces MALSGLTPAPSWEEDECLDYYGMLSLHRMFEVVGGQLTECELELLAFLLDEAPGAAGGLARARSGLELLLELERRGQCDESNLRLLGQLLRVLARHDLLPHLARKRRRPVSPERYNYGTSSSSSKRTEGSRRRRRQSSSTSDAQQGQWETGSPPTKRQRRSRGRPSGGARRRRRGAPAAPQQPQEPARPASEGKVTCDIRLRVRAEYCEHGPALEQGVASRRPQALARQLDVFGQATAVLRSRDLGSVVCDIKFSELSYLDAFWGDYLSGALLQALRGVFLTEALREAVGREAVRLLVSVDEADYEAGRRRLLLMEEEGGRRLTEAS; encoded by the exons aTGGCGCTGTCCGGGTTGACCCCGGCTCCGAGCTGGGAGGAGGATGAATGCCTGGACTACTACGGGATGCTGTCGCTTCACCGTATGTTCGAGGTGGTAGGCGGGCAGCTGACCGAGTGCGAGCTGGAGCTGTTGGCCTTCCTGCTCGACGAGGCCCCCGGTGCGGCCGGAGGTCTGGCCCGCGCGCGAAGcggcctggagctgctgctggaGCTGGAGCGCCGCGGGCAGTGCGACGAGAGCAACCTTCGGCTGCTGGGGCAGCTCCTGCGTGTGCTGGCGCGCCACGACCTGCTGCCGCATCTGGCGCGCAAGAGGCGCCGGCCAG TGTCTCCGGAACGCTACAACTATGGGACCTCCAGCTCTTCTTCCAAAAGGACTGAAGGCAGCCGCCGTCGCCGTCGGCAATCAAGCAGTACTTCAGACGCCCAGCAGGGTCAGTGGGAGACAG GCTCCCCACCGACCAAGCGGCAGCGGCGGAGTCGGGGCCGGCCCAGTGGTGGTGCCAGACGGCGGCGGAGAGgggcccccgccgccccccagcAGCCGCAGGAGCCAGCCAGACCTGCCTCAGAAGGCAAAGTGACCTGTG ACATCCGGCTCAGGGTGCGAGCAGAGTACTGTGAGCACGGGCCTGCCTTGGAGCAGGGCGTGGCCTCCCGGCGGCCCCAGGCACTGGCCCGGCAGCTGGACGTGTTTGGGCAGGCCACTGCGGTGCTGCGCTCCCGGGACCTGGGCTCCGTGGTGTGTGACATCAAGTTCTCCGAGCTCTCCTATCTGGACGCCTTCTGGGGCGACTACCTGAGTGGCGCCCTGCTGCAGGCCCTGCGGGGCGTGTTCCTGACTGAGGCCCTTCGTGAGGCTGTGGGCCGGGAGGCTGTCCGCCTGCTGGTCAGTGTGGACGAGGCCGACTATGAGGCTGGCCGGCGCCGCCTGCTGctgatggaggaggagggaggacggCGCCTGACTGAGGCCTCCTGA